The following are encoded in a window of Microvirga ossetica genomic DNA:
- a CDS encoding amylo-alpha-1,6-glucosidase: MSERVMGPASDHPEPSSEQLSEHYIEAQTSLVERSLRTLKTGDAFVVLDTHGDCGTVPDSPEGLFFQDTRYLSRFEMRFEGKRPLLLGSVIQDDNAALTVDLTNPDIRPGEDTALPRDIIALNRTKFLWKGVLYERIGLRNYDAHRRVFRLECRFDADFCDLFEVRGMQRDHRGHLSIKTVTPDRIVFSYEGLDGIVRQSMLHFEPWPTRLEAKRAIYEMALEPDERRSILISVACEEQKTGEIFSPEVPNFLKAYRDTRRALRATTREIAKIKTSNHLFNEVISRSASDMYMLVTPTECGLYPYAGIPWYSTVFGRDGIITAMMLLWADPSIAKGVLRYLAEMQATDVDPAADAQPGKILHERRLGEMARLGEVPFRRYYGTVDATPLFVMLAGQYYERTGDQETIKAIWPNIEAALRWCDEYGDRDGDGFVEYHRETDQGLANQGWKDSHDSIFHADGSGAEGPIALCEVQAYVFAAKQAAARLATTLNQADISNRLAKEAINLRERFEAAFWCEDISTYALALDGAKRPCRVRASNAGHALFAGIAAPERARRVARTLMSPDFFSGWGIRTLARGEARYNPMSYHNGSIWPHDNGMIALGMAQYGLKHEAAQVFRALFEVASYQELRRLPELFCGFTRRRHRGPTAYPVACSPQAWAAATPFALLGSSLGLELNHEGNAVRFNDPTLPSFLDEVLIHELRVNASTFDLRLHRYGQDVSLNVLKRAGDARILLAK; the protein is encoded by the coding sequence ATGAGCGAACGCGTCATGGGACCGGCCTCGGACCATCCAGAACCTTCTTCGGAGCAGCTTTCGGAACACTACATTGAGGCTCAAACATCCTTGGTCGAACGGAGTTTGCGAACGCTGAAGACGGGCGACGCCTTCGTGGTGCTCGATACCCATGGCGACTGCGGTACCGTGCCGGATAGTCCAGAAGGCCTGTTCTTCCAGGATACTCGTTACCTTTCACGGTTTGAGATGCGGTTTGAGGGCAAGCGCCCCCTGCTGCTGGGCTCAGTCATTCAGGACGATAATGCAGCGCTCACGGTTGACTTGACGAATCCCGACATAAGGCCGGGGGAGGACACCGCGCTGCCGCGGGACATTATCGCACTCAATCGAACCAAGTTCCTTTGGAAGGGGGTTCTCTACGAGCGTATTGGCCTGCGCAACTATGACGCTCACCGGCGGGTCTTCCGCCTCGAATGTCGGTTCGACGCCGATTTCTGCGACCTGTTCGAGGTCCGCGGTATGCAGCGGGATCATCGCGGTCACCTTTCAATCAAGACCGTGACTCCCGACCGGATCGTGTTCAGCTATGAGGGACTCGACGGGATCGTCCGTCAGTCCATGCTGCACTTCGAGCCGTGGCCAACACGCCTTGAGGCTAAGCGAGCCATTTACGAGATGGCGTTGGAGCCAGACGAGCGCCGCTCGATCCTGATCTCGGTGGCATGTGAGGAGCAGAAAACTGGGGAGATCTTTAGTCCCGAGGTACCTAACTTCCTCAAGGCCTACCGAGACACCCGTCGAGCCTTGCGGGCGACGACGCGGGAGATCGCCAAGATCAAAACTTCGAACCACCTCTTCAACGAGGTTATCTCCCGCTCCGCGTCCGATATGTACATGCTGGTCACGCCCACCGAGTGCGGCCTCTACCCTTATGCTGGCATTCCCTGGTACAGCACGGTTTTTGGTCGTGACGGCATCATCACCGCAATGATGCTTCTGTGGGCAGACCCATCCATTGCAAAAGGCGTGCTGCGCTATCTGGCTGAGATGCAGGCTACCGACGTCGATCCTGCTGCCGATGCTCAGCCCGGCAAGATTTTGCACGAGCGTCGCTTGGGCGAGATGGCTCGCCTCGGCGAGGTCCCGTTCCGGCGCTACTACGGCACAGTGGACGCAACACCCCTTTTCGTTATGCTGGCAGGCCAATACTACGAGCGCACGGGTGACCAGGAGACCATCAAGGCAATCTGGCCGAATATCGAAGCGGCCCTGCGCTGGTGCGATGAGTACGGTGATCGCGACGGCGATGGCTTTGTCGAGTATCACCGGGAAACGGATCAGGGGCTAGCCAACCAGGGCTGGAAGGACAGCCACGATTCCATCTTCCACGCGGATGGCTCGGGAGCCGAAGGTCCGATCGCACTCTGCGAGGTACAGGCATACGTCTTCGCAGCCAAGCAGGCTGCCGCGCGGCTGGCGACGACACTCAATCAAGCAGATATCAGCAACCGGCTTGCCAAGGAAGCCATCAACCTTCGTGAGAGGTTCGAGGCAGCATTCTGGTGTGAGGATATCAGCACCTACGCCTTGGCACTCGACGGAGCTAAGCGGCCCTGCCGTGTGCGGGCATCCAACGCCGGGCATGCCTTGTTTGCCGGCATTGCTGCACCGGAGCGGGCCCGCCGGGTTGCGAGGACATTGATGAGCCCCGACTTTTTCAGCGGCTGGGGCATCCGCACGCTCGCGCGGGGCGAAGCGCGGTACAATCCAATGTCGTACCACAACGGCTCAATCTGGCCGCATGACAATGGGATGATTGCGCTCGGTATGGCGCAGTATGGCCTGAAGCATGAGGCGGCGCAGGTTTTCCGGGCCTTGTTCGAGGTCGCAAGCTATCAGGAATTGCGCCGTTTGCCCGAACTGTTCTGCGGGTTTACGCGCCGGCGCCACCGGGGACCAACGGCCTACCCGGTTGCCTGCTCACCGCAGGCGTGGGCCGCGGCGACACCGTTCGCGCTTCTTGGATCGAGCTTGGGGCTGGAACTCAATCATGAGGGAAATGCGGTTCGGTTCAACGATCCAACCTTGCCAAGCTTCCTGGACGAGGTCTTGATCCACGAGCTTCGCGTGAATGCCTCAACGTTTGATCTGAGACTACATCGGTATGGACAGGATGTGTCGCTAAATGTCTTAAAGCGCGCGGGCGATGCCCGCATTTTGCTTGCGAAGTAG
- a CDS encoding IS630 family transposase produces MDLAAAGRRDREALRRAHLALTALGRVAPKGDFRWRRPRHTLKGRQDADAVDRAGLRRKLLKAQAEAGDIVLLFGDESEALTHPYLAHAWAKKGADLRIPAPGQAAKVAMLGLLDWAPRDLIVRTSRSKRSADFIALLDQIDTQYGPTSARATKPIVLVLDNGPIHTSKATRAALAERAPWLTVEWLPKYAPELNAIEELWRDLKQHHLAHQTFAGPETLDDAIHEAVAMLNCERSRHPLANHRIAA; encoded by the coding sequence TTGGACCTTGCCGCGGCTGGCCGACGAGATCGAGAAGCGCTCCGGCGTGCGCATCTCGCGCTCACGGCTCTCGGTCGTGTTGCGCCAAAAGGGGATTTCCGCTGGCGCCGGCCGCGCCATACCCTGAAGGGCCGCCAGGATGCAGACGCCGTGGACCGCGCCGGCCTGCGCCGCAAGCTCCTGAAGGCGCAGGCCGAGGCGGGCGATATCGTGCTCTTGTTCGGGGATGAATCCGAAGCGCTCACCCACCCCTATCTCGCCCATGCTTGGGCCAAGAAGGGCGCGGATCTGCGCATTCCAGCGCCCGGCCAAGCCGCCAAGGTGGCGATGCTCGGTCTGCTCGACTGGGCCCCGCGGGACCTGATCGTGCGCACCAGCCGGAGCAAGCGCAGTGCCGATTTCATCGCGCTGCTGGACCAGATCGACACGCAGTATGGCCCAACGTCCGCTCGTGCGACGAAGCCGATCGTGCTCGTCCTCGATAATGGCCCGATCCACACCAGCAAGGCGACGCGCGCCGCCCTCGCCGAGCGGGCGCCCTGGCTCACGGTCGAATGGCTGCCAAAGTACGCTCCCGAACTCAACGCCATCGAAGAGCTCTGGCGCGATCTGAAGCAGCATCATCTTGCTCACCAGACTTTCGCGGGTCCAGAGACCCTCGATGATGCCATCCACGAGGCGGTCGCGATGCTCAATTGCGAGCGAAGTCGCCATCCGTTGGCCAACCACCGAATCGCTGCTTAG
- a CDS encoding IS110 family transposase: MAEVCTIGLDLAKHVFQAHGADASGAVLFRKRLRRAQVLSFFATQPPGTVAMEACGSALHWAREIGKLGHAVRLIPPAYVKPFVKRQKNDAADAQAICEAAQRPTMRFVAPKSEQAQAAALVFRARDLLVRQRTQIINALRGHLAEFGIVVAQGPAHVSSLVRAVEDPAEPVPEIARAILSVLIEMLHRLDGRISLLDREIAQRAKEDVTARRLMTIPGVGPITATALTALAPPAETFKRGRDFAAWIGLTPLQHSTGGKQKLGATSKMGERTLRRLLIIGASAVLRWAARHGAPAGSWLSRMLARKPPMLVRVALANKMARMVWALMAKGGDYRAPAVSV; the protein is encoded by the coding sequence ATGGCAGAGGTTTGTACGATCGGGCTGGATTTGGCGAAGCATGTGTTCCAGGCTCATGGAGCCGATGCATCTGGAGCAGTCCTGTTCCGCAAGAGGTTGCGGCGGGCTCAGGTGCTATCATTCTTTGCGACTCAGCCGCCCGGTACCGTGGCTATGGAGGCCTGCGGCAGCGCCCTTCACTGGGCGCGCGAGATCGGCAAGCTCGGTCATGCCGTGCGGCTGATCCCACCGGCTTACGTGAAGCCCTTCGTCAAGCGCCAGAAGAACGATGCCGCCGATGCGCAAGCGATCTGTGAAGCGGCCCAGCGCCCGACCATGCGCTTCGTGGCGCCCAAAAGCGAGCAGGCCCAAGCCGCCGCTCTCGTGTTCCGGGCGCGGGATCTCCTGGTGCGGCAGCGGACCCAGATCATCAATGCTTTGCGAGGTCATCTGGCCGAGTTCGGGATCGTGGTGGCCCAAGGACCGGCCCATGTCTCTTCCCTTGTGCGGGCCGTAGAGGACCCGGCTGAGCCGGTGCCGGAGATCGCTCGTGCCATCCTGTCGGTGCTAATCGAGATGCTGCACAGGCTGGATGGCAGGATTTCCTTGCTTGATCGCGAGATTGCCCAGAGGGCCAAGGAGGATGTAACCGCACGCCGTTTGATGACGATCCCTGGAGTGGGTCCGATCACTGCAACAGCCTTGACGGCCTTGGCGCCGCCGGCCGAGACGTTCAAGCGTGGACGAGATTTTGCCGCCTGGATCGGCTTAACTCCTTTGCAGCATTCGACCGGCGGCAAGCAGAAGCTGGGGGCCACCTCGAAGATGGGCGAGCGAACTCTACGTCGCCTGCTGATCATCGGGGCGAGTGCTGTCCTGCGCTGGGCGGCCCGTCATGGCGCACCAGCCGGATCGTGGCTGTCTCGCATGCTGGCCCGCAAGCCGCCGATGCTGGTGCGGGTAGCATTGGCCAACAAGATGGCCCGCATGGTCTGGGCCTTGATGGCCAAAGGTGGGGACTACCGAGCTCCGGCCGTGAGCGTGTAA
- a CDS encoding IS5 family transposase — MPFKANATRRHRIPKQRYRVTKWAEYDASLRQRGSLTVWFSDEAIAAWRAEPRTTRGGQPHYSASAIQTALTLRAVFRLALRQTEGLIGSILQLLGLDLAVPDHSTPSRRAETLEVPKPCPSSRGPVHLLVDSTGLRLCGPGEWLTEKHGTRRRRSWRKLHIGVDAETGQILASALTPHAIEDGTQVEPLLDHIPGPLASFVGDGAYDQSGIYGTVTEHHPAAEVIVPPRATAVPSNMAEGTPSDRDQHLQSIAKHGRMGWLKRSGYTRRALVETAISRLKRVIGDARRSRTDGRRATEVAIAISALNRMPELGRPEPVRVA, encoded by the coding sequence GTGCCGTTCAAAGCCAACGCCACTCGTCGGCACCGAATTCCCAAGCAGCGGTACCGGGTGACGAAGTGGGCCGAGTATGACGCCAGCCTGCGCCAGCGAGGCAGTCTGACGGTCTGGTTCTCTGACGAGGCGATTGCCGCCTGGCGGGCCGAGCCCCGCACGACACGCGGTGGTCAGCCCCACTACTCGGCTTCGGCGATCCAGACAGCATTGACGCTGCGAGCCGTGTTCCGGTTGGCGCTGCGTCAGACGGAGGGCCTGATCGGCTCGATCCTTCAGCTCTTGGGTCTGGATCTGGCGGTGCCGGATCACTCAACCCCGAGCCGTCGCGCCGAAACCCTCGAGGTGCCAAAGCCCTGTCCAAGCTCGCGAGGGCCCGTTCACCTGCTGGTCGACAGCACGGGCCTGCGATTGTGTGGACCCGGCGAGTGGCTGACCGAGAAGCACGGCACCCGAAGACGCCGGTCCTGGCGCAAACTGCACATCGGCGTCGACGCCGAGACTGGACAAATCCTCGCATCAGCGCTGACGCCCCATGCTATCGAAGATGGTACGCAGGTCGAGCCGTTGCTCGACCATATCCCCGGCCCACTTGCCTCCTTCGTTGGCGACGGAGCCTATGACCAGTCCGGCATCTATGGCACCGTCACCGAGCACCATCCTGCTGCCGAAGTCATCGTTCCACCCCGAGCAACGGCGGTGCCGAGCAACATGGCAGAGGGCACTCCTTCCGATCGCGACCAACATCTCCAAAGCATCGCGAAGCATGGCCGTATGGGCTGGCTGAAGAGATCCGGGTACACGCGTCGGGCTCTGGTAGAGACCGCCATCAGCCGGCTTAAACGAGTGATCGGAGATGCGCGGCGCTCGCGAACAGATGGGCGTCGCGCGACCGAAGTCGCCATCGCCATTTCTGCCCTGAACCGCATGCCTGAGCTTGGGCGCCCGGAGCCTGTTCGAGTTGCCTGA
- a CDS encoding selenium-binding protein SBP56-related protein: MTRISVLLSQLAIQPWRNRRRRVLLSTAAVLCAGLTGQPVQADETCQSPYMAKITGEEEFVYVWTLGLEGVGDGQDKVVTVDVRKDSPTFGKAIDTDSVGGRGEAHHGGLTDDRRFFWVAGLSDSRIHIFDVATNPANPKLVKTIDDFVEKSGGVVGAHGAYALPGRMLIPGLSNKNHDGRTGLVEYTNDGQYITTHWMPTAENTQGAAVEKVADGYGYDARVLPRKNVMLTSSFTGFSNYMRPLGEVMKDEEAMKHFGQTMVLWDFHARTPKKVFNVPGAPLEIRWAWGPYNNYAFTSTALTSKLWLVYEDTDGEWKAEAVADVGDPAKLPVPVDISLSADDRTLFIDSFMDGMTRVFDVSDPHRPKQIYERKVGGQVNMVSQSWDGKRLYYTSSLLSNWDKTGADGAQFLKAYSWDGKELAPRFEIDFLREGLGRPHMMSFGSSKLYAS, translated from the coding sequence ATGACGAGGATCTCGGTTCTGTTGTCACAATTAGCCATCCAGCCATGGCGAAACCGGAGGCGTCGGGTTCTGCTGAGTACCGCTGCCGTCTTATGTGCAGGGCTCACCGGTCAGCCGGTTCAAGCCGACGAGACTTGCCAGTCGCCGTACATGGCCAAGATCACCGGCGAGGAGGAGTTCGTCTATGTCTGGACCCTCGGCCTCGAGGGGGTTGGCGACGGGCAGGACAAGGTGGTCACCGTCGATGTCCGCAAGGACTCGCCGACCTTCGGCAAGGCGATCGACACTGACTCGGTCGGCGGGCGCGGCGAGGCCCACCATGGCGGGCTGACGGATGACCGCCGCTTCTTCTGGGTCGCAGGCCTGTCCGACAGCAGAATCCACATCTTTGACGTGGCAACGAACCCTGCCAATCCGAAGCTGGTCAAGACGATCGACGACTTCGTCGAGAAGAGTGGAGGCGTGGTTGGCGCGCATGGCGCCTATGCCCTGCCGGGGCGCATGCTAATCCCGGGGCTGTCGAACAAGAACCACGACGGGCGTACCGGACTGGTCGAGTACACCAATGACGGGCAGTACATCACCACGCACTGGATGCCGACCGCGGAGAATACCCAAGGCGCGGCCGTCGAGAAGGTTGCCGACGGCTACGGCTACGACGCCCGTGTCCTTCCGCGCAAGAACGTCATGCTCACCTCATCCTTCACGGGCTTCAGCAACTACATGCGTCCGCTCGGCGAGGTCATGAAGGACGAGGAGGCGATGAAGCACTTCGGCCAGACAATGGTCCTGTGGGACTTCCATGCGCGCACGCCGAAGAAGGTATTCAACGTTCCGGGCGCGCCGCTGGAGATCCGTTGGGCTTGGGGGCCCTACAACAACTACGCCTTCACCTCGACGGCTCTCACCTCGAAGCTGTGGCTTGTGTACGAGGATACGGACGGAGAATGGAAAGCCGAAGCGGTGGCGGATGTTGGGGACCCAGCCAAGCTGCCGGTTCCCGTCGACATCAGCCTGAGTGCCGACGATAGGACGCTGTTCATCGACAGCTTCATGGACGGCATGACCCGGGTCTTTGACGTCTCCGACCCGCACAGGCCAAAGCAGATCTACGAAAGAAAGGTCGGCGGTCAGGTCAACATGGTCTCGCAGAGCTGGGACGGAAAGCGTCTCTATTACACCAGCTCACTTCTCTCGAACTGGGACAAGACGGGTGCCGACGGCGCGCAGTTCCTGAAGGCCTATAGCTGGGATGGAAAGGAGTTGGCGCCGCGGTTCGAGATTGACTTCCTGCGCGAGGGATTGGGGCGTCCGCACATGATGTCGTTCGGTTCCTCGAAGCTCTACGCGAGCTGA
- a CDS encoding SCO family protein, translating to MPSRTVPRLILATVLCGASLAASAHDLHEREPNAGQPIGPSTGYAFALPDPGSYRLPAIRPAAGGSVLDERGRGHDLADLLQGRITVLAFMYTRCGDLCPTATLQLSLLQDLVAKDQRLAQRMHLVSMSFDPDHDTPEVLAEYAATWRSSEPGAPEWLFLTAPDRSALAPVLAAYGQAVSAKPDPGAAGGPLYHIFRAFLIDASGQIRNIYSLDFLDPELVLTDTKTLILNQEQDQHAASPAP from the coding sequence ATGCCGAGCCGTACTGTCCCCCGTCTCATTCTGGCCACCGTGCTCTGTGGGGCATCATTGGCTGCGTCGGCCCATGATCTGCACGAGCGCGAGCCAAACGCCGGGCAACCGATCGGCCCAAGCACCGGCTACGCCTTTGCTCTGCCGGATCCCGGAAGCTATCGGCTTCCGGCCATCCGACCCGCGGCCGGGGGGAGTGTCCTGGACGAGAGGGGGCGAGGACATGATCTGGCCGATCTCCTTCAGGGTCGGATCACCGTCCTGGCGTTCATGTACACGCGCTGCGGCGATCTCTGCCCGACCGCGACGTTGCAGTTGTCACTGTTGCAGGACCTTGTGGCCAAAGATCAACGGCTTGCCCAGCGCATGCATCTGGTCTCGATGAGCTTTGACCCGGATCATGACACACCTGAGGTTCTTGCCGAGTATGCGGCGACCTGGCGCTCAAGCGAACCCGGCGCTCCCGAATGGCTCTTTCTCACGGCCCCCGACCGCTCGGCGCTCGCGCCCGTGCTCGCCGCCTATGGGCAAGCTGTCAGCGCCAAACCCGATCCCGGCGCGGCGGGCGGACCGCTGTACCACATCTTTCGCGCCTTCCTGATCGACGCCTCGGGCCAGATCCGCAACATCTACAGCCTGGATTTCCTCGACCCAGAACTGGTTCTCACCGACACCAAAACCCTGATCCTCAATCAGGAGCAGGACCAACATGCGGCCAGCCCCGCTCCTTAG
- a CDS encoding group I truncated hemoglobin, with the protein MAQLFSTSLTRRWAVIGLALTAAPVALTGADHAYAQTNQTKPETSLYERLGGVFAIAAVVDHFSDAVVKNPIVGQKSKNPRLREWHTKNLKRLPGLKFMRTLWVCNAAGGPFQFTATKPGATPLGLEEAHRDLRISPAEFDAVTAELGRSLDFFKVPKREKAEVLAAFAAHKDEVTAGYVRR; encoded by the coding sequence ATGGCACAGCTTTTTTCGACGTCTCTTACAAGACGATGGGCGGTCATAGGGCTTGCGCTGACCGCGGCCCCGGTGGCTTTGACAGGAGCGGATCACGCCTACGCCCAAACCAATCAAACCAAGCCTGAGACAAGTCTGTACGAGCGACTCGGCGGCGTCTTCGCCATTGCGGCGGTGGTCGATCACTTCAGCGATGCCGTCGTGAAGAACCCTATCGTCGGCCAGAAGTCCAAGAACCCGCGGCTGCGGGAATGGCACACGAAGAATCTAAAGAGGCTGCCCGGCCTCAAGTTCATGCGGACGCTGTGGGTCTGCAACGCTGCGGGTGGACCTTTCCAGTTCACGGCCACCAAGCCCGGCGCGACGCCGCTCGGCCTCGAGGAGGCGCACCGGGACCTCCGGATCTCCCCCGCAGAATTCGATGCGGTTACCGCCGAACTCGGACGGTCCCTGGACTTCTTCAAGGTTCCGAAGCGCGAGAAGGCCGAAGTCTTGGCCGCCTTCGCCGCCCATAAGGACGAGGTCACGGCTGGCTACGTCCGGCGTTAA
- a CDS encoding IS5 family transposase → MDVCSYASDLNDAEWALLAPLVPRSHPAGRRQTYPLRRIVDAIFYLLRTGAQWRLLPHEYPPRCAVFYHYAQWREDGTWEHVTQVLRESYRRTIGRSPQPTAAIIDSQSVKTSEMGGPRGYDGGKKIKGRKRHLLVDTQGNLLKNSVHPADIHDRAGAEILLEGLQHLFPAIELMWADTAYRGLKDWLCKALGWRLSIPQHWWAGGVWTRIGAEPPTRPSGFQVLARRWVVERTIAWLTTNRRLAKDYERLVETGEMLLYLAMSRILLRRLTRKER, encoded by the coding sequence ATGGATGTCTGTTCCTACGCCAGCGATCTCAATGATGCCGAATGGGCGCTGCTCGCGCCCCTTGTCCCCCGCAGCCATCCAGCCGGACGGCGACAGACCTATCCGTTACGGCGCATCGTCGATGCGATCTTCTATCTGCTGCGCACCGGAGCCCAGTGGCGGCTGCTGCCGCACGAGTATCCACCCCGGTGTGCCGTCTTCTACCACTATGCCCAGTGGCGCGAGGATGGCACCTGGGAGCACGTGACCCAGGTCCTGCGCGAGAGCTACCGCCGCACGATCGGCCGCAGTCCTCAGCCGACAGCGGCGATCATCGACAGCCAATCGGTCAAGACCTCTGAGATGGGCGGACCACGTGGTTACGATGGTGGCAAAAAGATCAAGGGTCGCAAGCGCCATCTTCTCGTTGATACGCAAGGCAATCTCCTGAAGAACAGCGTGCATCCAGCCGACATCCATGACCGCGCCGGAGCCGAGATCTTGTTGGAGGGTCTGCAGCATCTCTTCCCGGCCATCGAGCTGATGTGGGCCGACACGGCTTATCGCGGATTGAAGGATTGGCTGTGCAAAGCGCTGGGCTGGAGGCTGTCGATCCCACAACACTGGTGGGCCGGTGGCGTCTGGACGCGGATTGGCGCAGAGCCGCCGACGCGGCCGAGTGGCTTTCAGGTGCTCGCGCGCAGATGGGTTGTTGAGCGGACAATCGCCTGGTTGACCACCAACCGGCGGCTGGCGAAGGACTACGAACGTCTGGTCGAGACCGGCGAGATGCTGCTCTATCTCGCGATGAGTCGTATCCTGCTGCGCCGCCTCACGCGAAAGGAAAGATAA
- a CDS encoding cupin domain-containing protein codes for MEINRSGSQASGKGPADWFTGTVRIDPLFSPPDPARVAGAHVTFEPGARTAWHTHPLGQTLIVTSGLGWVQREGGPIEEIRPGDVVWFEPGEKHWHGATATTGMSHIAIQEKLNGSPVDWMEHVTDDQYRG; via the coding sequence ATGGAAATCAATAGAAGCGGCTCACAAGCCTCGGGCAAGGGACCGGCAGACTGGTTCACCGGCACCGTGCGCATCGACCCTTTGTTCAGCCCGCCCGATCCGGCGCGTGTTGCGGGGGCTCATGTCACGTTCGAGCCCGGCGCGCGCACGGCTTGGCACACCCATCCGCTGGGCCAGACCCTCATCGTCACGTCCGGCCTTGGCTGGGTGCAGCGCGAGGGCGGCCCTATCGAGGAGATCCGGCCGGGTGACGTGGTCTGGTTCGAGCCTGGCGAGAAGCACTGGCACGGCGCGACAGCCACCACGGGCATGAGCCACATCGCCATCCAAGAAAAGCTGAACGGCTCTCCTGTCGATTGGATGGAACACGTAACGGACGATCAGTACCGCGGGTGA
- a CDS encoding SDR family oxidoreductase, whose protein sequence is MAASIGSHGVARYGGKDLPKPSAVVMAYTAHSDLSADEPPTFVAVGEEDVIAPPSAMERRIAALRQAGTEVEYRKYKELGHGFGPGTGTSAEEFGNVIARGGAGVVIASQSGHRLPPLSTEQNAALATTPTEDLLTLPMLQPDQVEDPLHAYQVSKRGNSLRVMAEAVRWGKRGARINTISPGIIITPLAKDELEGPRGPGYRRMIELSAAGRAGTPDEVGTVGALLMGPDGAFITGSDFLMDGGVTAAYWYSDLTPK, encoded by the coding sequence ATGGCTGCGTCGATCGGCTCGCACGGCGTCGCCCGATATGGAGGCAAGGACCTTCCGAAGCCGTCGGCTGTCGTGATGGCCTACACGGCCCATTCGGACCTTTCAGCCGACGAGCCTCCGACCTTTGTAGCCGTCGGCGAGGAGGATGTAATCGCACCTCCCTCCGCGATGGAGAGACGGATTGCAGCGCTGCGACAGGCTGGCACGGAGGTGGAATACCGGAAGTACAAGGAACTCGGTCACGGCTTCGGTCCTGGCACTGGCACGAGCGCCGAGGAATTCGGCAACGTCATCGCACGCGGGGGCGCGGGCGTCGTGATCGCCTCCCAGTCCGGGCATCGGCTGCCGCCGCTCTCAACCGAGCAGAACGCGGCCCTCGCGACAACGCCCACGGAAGACCTTCTCACGCTGCCGATGCTTCAGCCCGATCAGGTGGAGGATCCGCTCCATGCCTATCAGGTCTCGAAGCGAGGGAACTCGTTACGGGTGATGGCCGAGGCCGTCCGCTGGGGTAAGCGCGGCGCACGAATCAACACGATCAGCCCGGGGATCATCATCACCCCGCTCGCGAAAGATGAACTCGAGGGACCACGCGGCCCCGGCTACCGTCGCATGATTGAGTTGTCAGCAGCAGGGAGAGCCGGCACCCCGGACGAGGTCGGAACCGTCGGTGCCCTCCTCATGGGTCCGGACGGCGCGTTCATTACGGGCAGCGACTTCCTCATGGATGGTGGCGTGACGGCCGCCTATTGGTACAGCGATCTCACGCCGAAGTGA
- a CDS encoding MFS transporter gives MPSGRSRSAWVDWLAPVATPETTSAALFGFYGLLGLLTFLLYRHLSREVEAGTDNPPAPLGPSRGIVYRLAALFSVDAFGGGLVINALLTIWLGERFGIGVSTIGAIFFVTSLCSAVSYFAAVPLAKRFGLINTMVFTHLPSSVFLILTAFAPTIWIAFGLLILRSLLSQMDVPTRSSYVMAVVTPEERPAAASVTAVPRSLASAVASLLSGWLLTASPFGWPLVLAGTLKVAYDLTLLRLFSAIKPPEER, from the coding sequence GTGCCCTCGGGGCGCTCTCGGTCGGCGTGGGTCGACTGGCTTGCCCCGGTCGCCACGCCGGAGACGACGTCCGCGGCTCTCTTCGGCTTCTACGGCCTGCTGGGGCTGCTCACGTTCCTGCTCTACCGCCACCTCTCGCGCGAGGTTGAGGCGGGCACCGACAACCCGCCGGCCCCGCTCGGGCCGTCGCGCGGGATCGTCTACCGGCTGGCGGCCCTGTTCTCGGTCGATGCCTTCGGCGGCGGCCTCGTCATCAACGCGTTGCTCACGATCTGGCTGGGCGAGCGGTTCGGCATCGGTGTCTCGACAATTGGAGCGATCTTCTTCGTGACCAGCCTGTGTTCGGCGGTCTCGTACTTCGCAGCGGTGCCGCTGGCCAAACGGTTCGGGCTGATCAACACGATGGTGTTCACCCATCTGCCGTCGAGCGTCTTCCTGATCCTGACCGCCTTCGCGCCGACCATCTGGATCGCGTTCGGGCTCCTGATCCTGCGGAGCCTGCTGTCGCAGATGGACGTGCCAACCCGGTCCTCGTACGTCATGGCGGTGGTCACGCCGGAGGAGCGGCCCGCCGCCGCGAGCGTAACGGCGGTGCCCCGGAGCCTCGCCTCGGCGGTCGCGTCACTTTTGTCCGGCTGGCTGCTGACCGCGTCGCCGTTCGGCTGGCCGCTCGTGCTCGCCGGCACCCTGAAAGTAGCCTACGACCTGACGCTGCTGCGGCTGTTCTCGGCCATCAAGCCACCGGAGGAACGCTAA